TGGAGCGCGGAAAACACACACATCGTTGTATGTATTAGGATGCAGAGGGTGTTTATTCATTTACAATCGGAAAATGTGTCGACGTGCTTGTCTGTTTGGGGTCCCTGTGTTATTTTGCTGCAGATTTTAGATTTTGAACCTTGAATTTGCTTGAGTTATGTTAGAGTTTGTTGTTGATAATTGCAAAATCTAGTTGTTTGTGCATAACTTATGTTTCTATTTGCTTGCTTTGTCAAGTCTTTTGTTAAACCTACTATAGATGCTACctttgtgttgtgtgtgtgagagagatgtgtgtgtgagagagagagcttcTGTAGTTCACTAATGTTTTGTCATCTCTTCTCCTAAACTTAGAATAGATGGTTGAGACTAAagcccaattttttttcctattttaggTAAGGAAATCTCATACCTACTTAATTTaatcattataaatattttattataaaattaataatataaaaatagatccatatatttttatcgAGTCAAAGTAAATCATACAGTACGTTTTATCCATTCAGTTTGATTctgatttataaattatttttggtatcaataatttttaaaattacataataaaatccATATTCACTACAGTATTTTTTCTCTAACTTCTAAGAAATTAATAAGTAATCAACtcaaacattaatttttgttcataatttataaaattaaacacatttaaaccctaaaatcaaaccaaatacAAAGAAtgaaatcttaaaaaaaaagagaaacttCATAACATACTAATGTAACAATATAACTACGATGGTAACAAATACTAGAATCAAACTACATACAACACACAAATCACAAACAAAGAAATCTCAAACAATTCGATCATTGACAAAATTTATTCGATATCACCAACACCTTGTATCTCCACTTTCTCCAACGCCTCCTTCTCCTCAATCAAACACTTCTCCAACGCCTCCATCTTCTCAATCAATCGACTCTCCATCTCCGACAGCTTCACCAAAAGATCTCGTTGACGGCCAAGACGATCAAGAAACTCCTCCCCCATCCCCTCCCTCCTCAGGCACCTCAAATCCGCCTCCGTAAAATGCTTCTTCACCTGAACCCTCCCCGCCTTCACCCGCCCCAGGGCCACCGCCACGTACAGCTTCCCGGCGTTCCTCCGGGCCCCCTCCAAACCCCCCATCCTCTTTTCAATCTCACGCACCTCATTCTCCCCATCAAAATCCTTCTTCTGCGGTGTCTCCGGTGGTGGTGGAGTGACGGATCTCTTTTCCGGTCGGTGGTCGGGTTGGATTTGGTCGGCCTTCCTCTTCCTCGACCACCCGGCCAGGGGGGGTCGGGGGAGGAAGCGCTCGAGCTCACAGTGGAGGTCGCCGTTCGTCCTCCCGAACAGCCCGGCGGCCTTCCTGCGGACGGCGTCCGCGCCGATTTTGCCACGTGAGCATGCTTGCATGCAGTTGAGGAACTTAACGTAGCGCCGCCCGCCGTTGAGCCGGTTCTTGACCCGGTTTACGAAATCCATGCTGGCCCGGAGATTGACCCGGTTCAGGAACTCGGTGCATGTGATCCTGGCCGGGGCGGAGCGACGGAGGCGCGGCGGCGTGAAGTGGCTGAAGCCGGCGAGGAGGTTAGGCTGGCCGGAGAGGAGGGTTTGGACGGAGTGAACGACGATGGAAGGATCGATGGTTCTTCCGCGGTATTGCTCCAGGACACGGAGGAATTCGACGTAGGTTTCGCCGCCGTCTGCGGCGGAGGCGGACTTTACTTCACGGACCAATCGGAGAGCTTGGGAAAGGAGTGGTTCCATTGCTAATTTCGAATAATGTTTCATGTTATGAtcactaattaatatatatatgggaaATTAAATGTGTTTCCTACTCTATTTGGAATAGAATTTAGGATTTACCCgagtaaattaattaacataatcAAACAGTATCTACTATTAATGTCCGTGTACATCGGTAAGAAAATCCTTTTCAAGAAAGGATTAGGATTTAAATGAGTTctatacttttattaaaaaaaaaataaaatcaagaacaGTGGAAAgatgattgaaatttgaaacgGAGCATTCACAAATTATACTTACATAaaaagcttttttttttagataacacaataaaacacaaacatCAGAGGCAAACACTCTTGCTCCTGATCAAATTATAATGCCTTCGATGGACAATAATACAAGACTAAAACTACCCATATGTCTTGTTATCCGTGAGGTTACGCCAATATCCAACAACGAGAACTCCACACAACACGCACAATGCAGCAACGCTAACTAGGTGGAGCTTCGAGGTTACCTCAAAAGTCAAATCGTGTGAGCTAGTTTTGGGGTTTGAGGTGTATGCTGAGGTCGTCCAAGGTGGGGGAGCCGAGGATCTGCAGCTCATGCTCGTTCGCTAGATGTAAAAGGCATATGAAGCACAAATGTGTTGAGATGTCATTAACAGATGCTGCTGCTCTGCAGCTATCTGGGAAATTGGCCAAGACTTGCTTGAAGGAGATAGGCTCTTCGCTCCGTGCCTCTTCCTGAAACAGCACGTGTGTTATACTACAAGTTTGTGTTACTGCAGCTGTGGTGGAATAACAGTgtataaaatctaaattagTTACCTCAGCTGGGCTTTGATTCAGTTGAATATGGCCCCATAGCGTTTCCTTTAGCGCATGAACATCTACTTGTTTCGAAGTCTTATCATACTGGACCTCAACCTTGCTCACCTGAGTACAATCAAGTATATGAGAGACAGGTAAGACGGCATGACTAAGACACTAAGACATGTTAATAGACCAACAAACCTGTCGAGGTTGAGAAACAAGGGTGCTTGTTGGCTCTTCGGCATCACTATAACCATGTCCATCATCCATGCCGCCACCGAAATCATCTCCATCATCCCAAGTTGGCATTCCTTCAAACCCATCTCTTTGTTGATTTTCATTATCTGACCACAGTAATTGGTATCTCACTATATTAGTACTTTTGTATCCTTATTACAAATAAGTAGACAACGCCTTTTATATAACAATATACAACAGAGCATAACAGTAAAACTTACCagttttcttctttctattcTTTCCGAGGCACTGCagcaaaatacaacaaaatagATATTACTTTATCGTCCCTATTAAGGGAAAAGGTAAGCGCGCTATGTGAGACGTTGCAAGTGTACCAAAACATGGGGTAGCAAAAACAGCTTCACGAGATCCTCTGGTTGGTAATGACAATCTTCAGGAAGTCTGGTGTTGCAAGGTGCTCTATTTGCTGGAAGTAATAGGGACTTGGGATTCTTTGGAGGAGCAATTAATTGCGAAATATCAGTGTCAATACTGtttgaaaaatcaatatcCAGATCTGCTTTCTTGGTTTTCGTTTTCTTCGCCTTTGGTGATCCACTTTCCTCAGCTGGAACCTCAGGTTCTGCAGAAGAAGTCAGCATTTCATTTCAAAGAAAGAGAAGCCAAAAAGAGAAACCAGTTCAGGTGCATGGTGAAGCCTATATTCGACCTTTTGATTTCCGGAATTTCCAATGATTGGGACCTGCCCAAGCATTTTGCTTGGTTGAAAATCCCAAACTTAAAAACAAATAGCCATCAACTTCATCAGTTCTGTCATCCTCATCGGGGTCATAAGCATATGACTGTTCGTCACGCTGCAAAATGATTCATGCTGTCACATTAACTTTCATTCTGACATGTTGAAACATGAAAAAGTCGATGATGAGGTTGAAGCAATGAAATATCTACCGCATAAGGAACTTCATGCTGGCTTGGGAACGTTGTATCGTGATTATGAATAGCCTCCTCATCTATCACACTTGATTGATCATCATGATCATCATCCCAAGCTCCGTAGTCCCCAAATGTGTCGGTAGATACATCATCATCCCTGTCGGGACTTTCATTAACATGCCCAGGAGAAAATGATTGAGAATTTCTTGGGTCATCTGTTTCCAATTGATTTACGATAGCCCCAAGGCTGGGAGATATTTCAGAACTCTTGAGCATATCCGACACCATCTGCTCAATGCATTCtgaacaaattcaaaataacatAATCAACAAGCATCAAGTTCAAACCAGCCATTTGCATTCAAAGAAACACAAAAGGTCAAATCTATCCTTGCAGGAATATCCAGACTGCAGCATTACCTACCACTAGCAAAAGACAGATCAATTATCTCAGCACCCGCATCTCGAGCCACGGGAGATGAACACTTTCCAGGTACTTCCAATGAATCAAAAAGGACCTGGCAGTTACCATAAACTCCAAGATTGTTCAGCAACAGACCCTTTGCTCCACCTTCATCAAATTGTGCTGATGTTTGATGGTAGAGCGGATCCACCGCAAAtgcaactaaaataaaaaaataaagtcaaGGGTACGGGTAGACTAACACACGCCAAATACCATTCAGAAAAGAGATAGTAATAGCATCAGATATTACAaccaatatttaataatttattagataCCATGCCACGAGATACAACTTaccatcaaatttttttacatttatggAGGCAAAAGATGGCTCCAGTGTTGACAAAGGTGACAACTGCATAGACAATTAATACCAAATACACAGGTTACTAAATTTACAACATATTTGATCAAATACTAAATACTTACATTCCTCTTTCCATCTATTACAGAATCACAGTCCGTTTCTTATCAATGATACATTAAATAGTCTTTAAATATAGCCCTACTTAATGATAATTgaagttgaaaattttcatttttgattaGTAGGTAATTGTGTAGTCTGGAAAGTTTTTTGCCACTTAAACCTTTCAAAAATACCTCAAATACATTTCTTCATAGGTGTGGAAAACGAAAGTGGACTATCTTTGCAGGAGTACAAAATACTACAAGACAGACACTTAACCTTTCTCCCTTGCTCTTTCTTCACATCATCTTCCCCTTTTTCAGCAGTGACATTGCCATCCTCAACAGCACCATCTGTATGAATAAATATGAGGAAACATAAAGAATCAGAATATACCAAATGATGTGAATTTGGTATCAAATGTTGTTTTCTACTACATGTCACCCTTAAACTGAAGTAGTAAAACCTGAAAGAGgacaaaaattcaaagaaaaataacaaaccaATCACGAAGGTATGTGAAACCTGACCTTTTTCATCTTCTAGCCCAACTCGATTAATTCCTCCAAGAACTTTATATGCCTCAGAATGCACGGAATCTACTCTCATTGAATAAATCTTAACCCCAGCTTCAAGTGTACAACTAGCCTACAGAAGGGTTACTACAAATACATTTACAAATAATCTTAAGAAAAAGTATCCAAAGGCACATCATTCCCACATTcatgaataaagtaattttcGCTAATATGGATGAGGAATATCCACCAGCAACCAACAATCATGCAATTACTCCAACGCTAATTCGTCATATGCACGACATAGGTGATACcaaataaaattccaaaatgATGCACATTCTCGTGCTTTTCACC
The nucleotide sequence above comes from Salvia hispanica cultivar TCC Black 2014 chromosome 5, UniMelb_Shisp_WGS_1.0, whole genome shotgun sequence. Encoded proteins:
- the LOC125187594 gene encoding condensin complex subunit 2-like yields the protein MGEISSPISKQRAPFSPIKSPLFSNDDKLERAQARAARAAAIRRKPTVVSTSSSPDTESCLGKEQILDLFHNCIKLASENKINQKNTWELKLIDHLCEIITVEDDDGDTETNFQKASCTLEAGVKIYSMRVDSVHSEAYKVLGGINRVGLEDEKDGAVEDGNVTAEKGEDDVKKEQGRKLSPLSTLEPSFASINVKKFDVAFAVDPLYHQTSAQFDEGGAKGLLLNNLGVYGNCQVLFDSLEVPGKCSSPVARDAGAEIIDLSFASECIEQMVSDMLKSSEISPSLGAIVNQLETDDPRNSQSFSPGHVNESPDRDDDVSTDTFGDYGAWDDDHDDQSSVIDEEAIHNHDTTFPSQHEVPYARDEQSYAYDPDEDDRTDEVDGYLFLSLGFSTKQNAWAGPNHWKFRKSKEPEVPAEESGSPKAKKTKTKKADLDIDFSNSIDTDISQLIAPPKNPKSLLLPANRAPCNTRLPEDCHYQPEDLVKLFLLPHVLCLGKNRKKKTDNENQQRDGFEGMPTWDDGDDFGGGMDDGHGYSDAEEPTSTLVSQPRQVSKVEVQYDKTSKQVDVHALKETLWGHIQLNQSPAEEEARSEEPISFKQVLANFPDSCRAAASVNDISTHLCFICLLHLANEHELQILGSPTLDDLSIHLKPQN